A single Paenibacillus sp. FSL R5-0517 DNA region contains:
- the cbiB gene encoding adenosylcobinamide-phosphate synthase CbiB has translation MAGAWIIILAYLLDRCIGDPRWIPHPVIGMGKGISALERVIRSRVNTDSGLKRAGLLFPLVVAGGSFAITWGLVYVLGLIHPVIAAAAEVVLIATTIASKGLKDAGMEVYRHLKHQDWPAARRSLSMIVGRDTAHLDEPEVVRGTVETVAENIVDAIVSPLFYALIGGAPLAMAYRAVNTLDSMVGYKNDKYLHLGWASARLDDVANWIPARLTAMLLIVGAWVMKFDAKGAARMVARDARLHPSPNSGFPESAVAGALGIRLGGHNVYHGVASFRAYLGEATRPMEAEDIVRTSRLMFWSAGAFVALCVLISLGVWLAGGMLLWP, from the coding sequence ATGGCTGGAGCCTGGATTATTATACTGGCGTACCTGTTAGACCGATGTATCGGTGATCCGCGCTGGATTCCCCACCCGGTGATTGGCATGGGAAAAGGCATCTCGGCGTTGGAGCGTGTTATTCGCTCGCGTGTGAACACAGATTCGGGGCTGAAGAGAGCAGGGCTGTTGTTCCCGCTTGTGGTTGCGGGGGGTTCTTTTGCCATCACTTGGGGACTTGTATATGTGCTTGGATTGATTCATCCTGTCATTGCGGCGGCAGCTGAAGTGGTGCTCATCGCAACGACCATTGCTTCAAAAGGGCTGAAGGATGCAGGTATGGAAGTGTATCGTCATCTGAAGCATCAGGATTGGCCGGCGGCCAGACGTTCACTGAGCATGATTGTAGGACGTGATACGGCGCATCTGGATGAACCGGAGGTTGTGCGGGGAACGGTAGAGACGGTTGCTGAAAATATTGTGGATGCCATTGTATCCCCGTTATTCTATGCACTCATTGGAGGCGCACCGCTAGCCATGGCTTATCGTGCCGTCAACACACTCGATTCCATGGTCGGATATAAAAATGACAAGTATCTGCATCTTGGCTGGGCCTCGGCCCGTCTGGATGATGTGGCGAACTGGATACCCGCCCGGCTCACCGCAATGCTGTTAATCGTGGGTGCCTGGGTCATGAAATTTGATGCCAAAGGAGCAGCACGGATGGTCGCTCGGGATGCAAGACTGCATCCAAGTCCGAATAGCGGGTTTCCCGAATCAGCAGTGGCTGGAGCACTGGGCATCCGACTTGGCGGACATAACGTGTATCACGGAGTTGCTTCGTTTCGTGCCTATTTGGGCGAGGCCACACGGCCGATGGAAGCCGAGGATATTGTGCGAACATCACGCCTGATGTTCTGGTCCGCAGGGGCTTTTGTTGCACTTTGTGTGTTAATATCGCTGGGTGTGTGGCTGGCAGGAGGGATGCTGTTATGGCCCTAA
- a CDS encoding histidine phosphatase family protein, whose amino-acid sequence MALNEGNAGKDVHTDQPASMKRNILWVRHGTTLWNVEKRYLGHTDIGLLPDAKEELAPLHEQLSGVSWHEVYCSDLLRCRQTLEQILPDAGGEVKFDQRLREIDFGQWEGLTYEQLKDNPEYRNWIDAPQEVTPPEGESWQKFTERMDSFLQEMLLNGRPSMHVDEGRVPTIVVVTHGGVIRYALSRLIAGLGFWDTHVVPGQAIQVQLDRQGNQWFGSRVTFPPIGL is encoded by the coding sequence ATGGCCCTAAATGAGGGGAATGCAGGCAAGGACGTACATACGGATCAACCGGCTTCAATGAAACGAAACATTCTGTGGGTCCGTCACGGGACAACGCTATGGAATGTGGAAAAAAGATACCTGGGGCATACCGACATCGGTCTGCTGCCAGACGCCAAAGAAGAACTGGCTCCGCTTCATGAACAATTGAGCGGTGTTTCGTGGCACGAGGTATATTGCAGTGATCTGCTGCGCTGCCGCCAGACGCTGGAACAGATTCTTCCTGATGCCGGCGGAGAGGTGAAGTTCGATCAGCGTCTGCGGGAAATTGATTTTGGACAGTGGGAAGGGCTAACGTATGAGCAGCTCAAGGATAACCCTGAGTACCGAAACTGGATTGATGCGCCGCAGGAGGTCACTCCGCCCGAGGGTGAATCGTGGCAGAAGTTTACGGAGCGAATGGATTCATTTCTCCAAGAGATGTTGTTGAATGGTCGGCCTTCAATGCACGTTGATGAGGGACGGGTACCTACCATAGTTGTGGTTACGCATGGTGGTGTCATCCGATATGCCTTGTCCCGTCTGATTGCCGGGCTTGGGTTCTGGGATACACATGTCGTACCGGGACAGGCGATTCAGGTCCAGCTTGATCGACAGGGGAATCAATGGTTTGGTAGCAGAGTGACTTTTCCGCCAATCGGGTTGTAA